One Solanum pennellii chromosome 9, SPENNV200 DNA segment encodes these proteins:
- the LOC107029950 gene encoding uncharacterized protein K02A2.6-like, with protein sequence MDVIGPIESAASNGHRFILVAIDYSTKWVEAPSYKSVTKKVVTNFVRNNLICRFGLLESINTDNGVNLNSHLMRDICEQFKITHRNSTGYHPQMNGAIEAANKNIKKILRIMIYNHLCWHELLLYDLLGYRTTVRTSTGATPYLLLTLIDEKRMVAVCHGQLYRQRMIRALHKRVRVKNFEIGQLVLKGIFTHQDEYKGKFALNWQGTYMVRKVLSEGALVMSEMDDTA encoded by the exons atggatgtcatcggtccgATAGAGTCAGCCGCTTCAAATGGACACAGATTCATTTTAGTTGCTATTGATTACTccaccaagtgggtggaagcaccTTCGtacaagtcggtaaccaagaaagttgtaacaaattttgttcgcaacaattTGATATGCAGGTTTGGGCTACTAGAATCCATCAACACTGATAATGGTGTGAATCTtaacagtcacttgatgagagatatatgtgagcaattcAAGATTACTCACCGAAACTCAACTGGTTATCACCCTCAAATGAACGGAGCTATAGAGGCCgccaataagaacatcaagaagattCTGAGGATAATGATTTACAACCATCTATGTTGGCATGAGTTGTTGCTATATGATTTATTGGGTTATCGAACGACTGTCAGAACGTCGACTGGAGCTACTCCATACTTGCTG TTAACgttgattgatgagaagagaatggttgccGTTTGTCATGGACAGTTATATCGACAAAGGATGATTCGTGCACTCCACAAGAGAGTAAgagttaaaaattttgaaatcggTCAGTTAGTACTTAAGGGCATTTTTACTCATCAGGATgagtacaaaggaaaatttGCACTAAATTGGCAAGGAACCTACATGGTTCGCAAAGTATTATCTGAAGGTGCTTTGGTCATGTCAGAGATGGATGACACCGCATGA